The DNA segment ATATGCGGAAATAAATGggttaaggttttagggtttaggggataGAAATAGAATTctgggtataggaagaagtttTCAGGGTGTATGACTCTGGATTCAGGGTATAAAGGAAATTATATCTATGGAGGTGTTTCCCTAACAGACAACACATTGGATTTTATTAGTAGCCTTTTTATCCTGGAATGTTTTACAAAACATCAACATTCTTAAGGATGTTCGTTAAGTCAAAATTCAGGAACCAGCGATTGTAGTTTGTCCTAATCTGCGAGATGAAGAGGATGGGGGAAGTATTCACAGATATATGATCATATTTGCTTACAGGAGCGTGTGTACTCGTGTCAATAATGAGAGGCGAGTTACATATATCTACTATTCTCTCAAACGGAGAGGGAGCAATCTGCATGTGGCGACGATTCCTGAATAGCGTACCATTAAGATGAGATTCCTTCGATAAGCGGAAAACCTTTCTTGGGTTATGTCCTTCGAACTGCAGATCAAGACCTCGTTAATTTCCTGCGAAGTTAGAGGAGTGTATCGTAATGAGGAAATGTTCAAATGTGAGTTCAGGGATAAGTAATGTTTGCGCATCTATGTGCAAACCTAGCGCATTCATGACTCTGTGTCACTTTATTTTAAACCTCGCTTACCTTATTCGCGGAGGGGATACTAATCACGGATGCGAAGAGCTTCTGAAAGAAGAGACGAATATGTTTTCTCACAGTGCCATCCCTCGTCAACACATTAATTACTAGGACACCATTGTTTTTCAAAAGACGCTTAACACTGCgcacattttcttcatccaaaAATTGTATATGTGGACAAGTGACATACAACTTACAACCATCCATTTCGACGTAGGAGTTTTGCGTATTGTTAATGTCGACAAAGATGGCATGGTAAAATTCAGAGTGACCATGATTCTTTACAAAATCATGCGAATCCCTAATAATATAATTTGTTCtgtgttttttattttgctctaTCTGCTCATCACAGAAAAGATAATAAAATGATTTTACTGCTTCGTCAATTTCGACGATATCCAGGTGCAAATTAAAATCTGCAAAAATGGACTTAAGTATATTTGAGAAGACATTGGTGCCTCCCCCCAAAATGcaaatgttgaaaaaattatcatcttCCTTGTAAATATCATTTATCACGAAAAAGAGACTGCAACAGAAGCTTATGTGATATTGGCTGGCTGATTCGATATACTCAAAGTGGGGGTTTTCGTCCAGCTTGTCCactactttttcattttttttttttttttttttttttttttccttttcctgagTGTACACTAGCTCGGATTGCACTGTCAATGGGTCGTAAGAAAATATCATTTgccttttgtaaattttttttttttcaaaataggAGCGTCTTTCCTCCTGGTTTTTCAGGATAGCTCGAAGGGCTTCTTCCACGTCGTGCTGTTCCTTTCCATCTTCGTTCGTTCCCCTGGCgctcccttcccttccgtATTTCCATTTACTCTTTTCACCTCCGAAGCCCCTGTTGTTCGCCTGGTcggaattaaaaatttccgCGAGAAATTCCTCCGTTACGAGGACATCCCTTATAATGATACTGGATGCATACTGCGACTTCCTGTGGGCAATAACCCTGCAGTTCTTTACGCTCTCGTTTAACACCATGATGGGGAAATTGTCCGAATTGGGGAGAGCCACTTCGTTCAAAATATTTGTTAGCTCATTTTTGATGGACTCCAGGAGGACGTTAACTGAGTACTCACTGTGTAGTTCGTTTTTCCCCTGTGGGTATATTTGTTgttccttcacttttgcaTCGTCCGTATCCTCGTTCCGACTTTTCTCCCTCTGAGTGTACTCGCTATGGTGCACATTGGTAGGgttctccccattttgtgtGGCAGGTGCGGGGATTTCCCGTTTGTCACTCTGAGAACGGTCCGCCTCGCCCTCCGGGCACGAGGAAGCCAAGAAGTTGGACCTCATCACTAGGAGGAGTCTCCTGGTCCCGGCCTTGGAAGCCAACTCCTCATTCCCTTCTGCAGTACAGTAAAGGGAGTGAAACTCATAGCCAAGCGGGACAACAACAACGACCGTGTTGTAAGTTGCGCGCTCGGTGAACGAGTCGTAAACAACGACGTTGTAGTCACACCTGTTCAGTCTCGTATTGTAAATATCCAGAActcttctcttcccttttttaaaaatgtgaagattCAAATTTGCCCTCGTGCTGTTAATTTCATTGGGTAGTTTCCACAACGAAATGACATTTCTGGTACCCATTTCTGCGTTGATAAAATATGCCTGGAATTTATTGCCCCCCCTATGTGTTCGATAGAAGGCGAATACGAATGGATGGTATTTAAACTCGCTTgtgttttgttttaaaaaaaagggaaagactTCCAACATGATGTCCTCATGATACACATTCCGAACCACCTCCTTAATTATATAATATTGAGCAAGAGTAATAACAATGAATAGGTCCCCCTTGTTCAAATGCTTAAAGACAAGGGAGAAGTAACTCTTGGCATTCCTTTTgcaaatttcttcctcatttttttcgcacGATATATATGCATCTAAAAAGGCTTTATCAAAAAAGATTTTGTaatccactttttttttctgtgcctCTTCTTCCAATTTGTATAGGACGTTATCAAACTGTTCACCATTGCTGATGTCTACATTTAGGAATTCCATTTTGTCCccgaattttttcttcattttttggatCACTACATCTGAGTAGTCTAGATTTACAATGTTTCTGAACCCGTCTTGGAAGAGTTCGTAGCTCAGGTGGGAGTTCCCGCACCCCAAGTTTATGAGCTGGCAGTTCTTATTAACAGGTTGGTCAGTCGGCTGGTCATTCGGTTGGTCAGTCGGCTGGTCAGTCGATTGGTCAGTCGGCTGATCATTCGGTTGGTCAACCGGTTTACCATCGCTTTCCCCATCGAAATAACCCAGCCGTCCCCGTATGCACCGATAAACGATGTGCCGCACATCCCCGTAGTTCCCATACCACTCGAAATTTTTCTGGTcgaaaaattggaagaagcTATTCCAGTAGGCTCGGTCTCGAAAGTCCGAAAACCCAGCTGGCAGGACCTCCATTCGGCTGTCCCCCATCAGGCGCGCGTTTAAAGGAGTCCCCCTCGAAGTTACCGCTTTGAACGTAACCACACGAGTATCCTCTAATAGGGAAGAATTCCCAACTGCGTTCCTCCACAAATGACTCGCTTTTATACGAATGGAGGAACGGAACAAAGAATAGGACGTGCACCTCTCGTGAGAGAtcttttcacaaaaaaagaaaaaaaaaaaaaaggaaagaaaatgacaaaGTGGAATGATGAATGATTAGGGGGAGTTCATCCTTAAAGTTGCTTTTTTATATCCGTTTATgctaattttaaaaaaatccgGCATGCCACATAATGTATAGGCTTAAGCACATATCAAAAAAGCAAGCACGCACATATACATTGTTCACCCCCTTCTGAGATAGAAAATGTAACACTGAATGATTCAGTCAAAGATGGTTCTAACTTCTAGGATGATGATCCGTCTTTGCCTGCTCCGCTCAGGAAGTCAATACATTGTTCTTCCACCTCTTACCCACCCCCACTTTCGCAACAAATCTGTATGTACAACTTGGGTTCGGTTGCCTAGGTAGCACGACGAGAAGAGCTTCCCCCCATTTGTAGAATAACGTAAGAAAAATaggcaaaacaaaaatggtaTAAACGATACGTATGCCCGAAGCATTTGGAGCTCCATACGTTAAGGGAATTGTCCTTCACCTTTAGCATTTACccgtaaaaaaatgataacccCAAGTGTATTGCATAGGCGCCCAACGCagctgttcctttttttttttttttttttttttttgcatcttcACTGGAATTCCGGCACCACGCCAAGTACAAAATGGTGTAGGGTACAGGGGCAATGTGGGTGGGGCGAAGCGTGTATATTTGCTAAACATACGCAGCAGagaaatactttttttttttcttcctttttttcttttttttcctttttttttttttcccatttgatgAGTTGCATATTGTTATATTTCATCATAAGGGGATAGTCTCCTTTCTGcttggttcttttttcttacctcTTTTTTGATGCTCCCTTTCATGGAGCTTCGCGAAAAAATGGATTGACAATCCACATCTGCTAAGAACCCCTGCGACATCCCTTTTCTGTACTTCAACAAGTGGtagttattttttccctagTATGTGctctccccatttttgaggaaaaaaaaaaaaaaaaaaaatcactcCTCTGCTTGCAGGCCAGCACATAGGTGGGTTCGGCATTATATCCGTTAATTCAATAGAAACGAGATAGCCACAATTGCAACTTCTATTTGGAGATCTTCTTCTCCCCGTGCAACAGTGCCCTCACCCCATATTTAGGAACGCATCGTGGAAGTATCCCTTCCAGTTGGCACCAATATAAAGGTATAGAAGTTACCGCGACGAGTCATTTGCAGTACACACGTTTGGCAGATCCTCGGAAGTTCGTCCCACGTTTAGCGTATTGACAGTACACTGGCAACACGTCGTCACCACAATTAGTACCACCTTCTCAACACGTTGGCGCCATTTCGCCCTTCTGACATGATGTCATGATGGTAGCCCCGCTGCGAATTCTGAGGAACGGGTGGAACGGAAAGTTGCTCCTCCGGGGTGGCAGCATCATCGGAAGCAGTGGGAACGAAAAGGGGTGTGGGGCCCTCCCGTGGAATTTCACCAAGAGGAACATAAATATATCGAGGAGATGGTTGAACCAAGACCCCTACACCGTGTTGGGATTATCCAGAAACGCCACCACGAATGAAATTAAGAAGCAGTTTCGTTTGCTTGCCAAGAAATATCATCCAGATATAAATCCCTCCCCAGATGCAAAGCAGAAAATGGCCTCCATAACTGCTGCATATGAACTTCTGTCCGATccgaagaagaaggaattttaCGACAAAACAGGAATGACAGATGATATGAATTACGATGGACATGGTTCTTCGGGATCCGCCTCTAATTTTGAAGGAGCCTTTTCCGGTTTTGGAGATGCGTCATTCATGTTCACTGATTTTGCCGAAATGTTTAGCAACATGGCTGGATCCAAAACCACGTCCACGAGGGGAGAAGATATTCAAACAGAAATTACTCTGAAATTTATGGAAGCAATAAAAGggtgcgaaaaaaatatccgtTTGAATGTTAAAGTGTCTTGTAATAATTGTAATGGATCTGGAAAAAAGCCAGGGACTAACTTAACCATTTGTAAAGTGTGTAACGGATCGGGGATCCAAAGAATTGAGAGGGGGCCAATTATTATTGGAGTTCCATGTAGAAATTGCTCAGGCAATGGACAAATTATTAACAACCCTTGTAAGCAATGCTCTGGAAGCGGAGTGAAATTTCAAACCAAGAATATTACCCTAGATATACCTCctggaattaaaaaaggaatgcaaATGAGGATACCAAATCAGGGACACTCAGGTTATAGAGGTGGGAAAAATGGCCATTTGTTTGTTACTATAAATATTGAACCTCATAAGATCTTCAAATGGGTTGATGACAATATACATGTGGAGGTTCCCTTAACCATGAAGCAGTGTCTACTGGGTGGAGTCATTAAAGTTCCTACGCTTAATGGAGATATGGATTTACTCATCAGACCCAAAACGTATCCTAATTCGGAGAGAGTACTTAAGGGGAAGGGTCCTTGCAAGGTTGACTCGCATACCAATGGGGACTTGATAGTAAAATTTAGTTTGAAGATTCCAGACAAGCTGACCCCCAGGCAGGTTGAGTTGATTGAGGAGTTCAATCGAATTGAACTTAACCAGGGAAGGGACGACACGGATGAGAAGTTCAACGTGGGTAACAGCGGTAGTGGTGGTGGCAATGTCGGAGATAACGGTGCGGGTGTTCGCACCTCCCGTGAAGCAGGGGCTGCCAAAGGAGCGGAGAATCACGTGCCGGAACCCCCACCCAtctcgcaaaaaaaaaagaacaacgtAAACAActgggagggaaaaaatgactCCAACGTACCTATTCCACCTCCCCCTCCGAAGTCCACAAGGCAAGGTGGAGAGGCCCATCGTGGAGAAGCACACAGAGAGATGAAAAAAGACACACGACTGCACAATAACATGAATACAACACACTCCaatggggaaggaaatgcAAAACATACGAGCAGCTTCGATCAGTTCAACATGTCCAGTAACAATATGAGCACGAACAAGACAGGTAACTCGTCCTATAAGATGGACGACACAATGAATAAGGCCAACTCCTCCGGTGTAGGTGTCTCCCCCGATAACACAATCAATGGTAGTAACCAGTCGGCCGATTCGTACCAACCGGCAGGGACGGAAACGAGAGGGGGAAATTCCTCCTCCACCTTTTCCTATGCCAAGAAATGGATATCAGACAAATTGAGGCCCAAAACTTAGTCTtgactttttcttctcatggGCATCCGCCctctccccatttttgtttttaatccCTCCACTTCTATTAAATGTGCCACCACTGTGCACATTCCCGGTGCGCACacgtacatgtacacatgcacctgcatttatatgtgtatgtatatgtgtatgtatatgtgtatgcttGCGCAAGTGCCCACTCTtacttcttttaaaaaacacaCATGTGAAGTAACAAACAGCCATACAGTTCTCcttgtaaaaaggaaagaacccTCCCAATGAGACTCCGTCGGCAGTTGGAGGAGAAACGCAGCGATATGTATGAAAAGCACTCATGCAAATGCTCGCCGAGGTGAAAATAAATCAGTCACATGATAACATATACtatggtggaaaaaaagattaacgaatttacgaaaaaatatgtttgtaaaaggaaaacccCAATTGGGCCATCAAattgagggggaaaaaaaacgggtCTTGTAGCCTCCCCCAGGGCATACGATATCAACTTTGTGGAAGACATTCCTTCGGATTATATGCTCGATGTACAGTTTGTAGAGGGAAGATACAAAAACGAAGACACCACAAAATGATACGCAAACTAAGTAATCAAAGTAGGATTCCGGATTCCTATAGCCGCTGTGCAAAACGGACAACATGAACCCGTTAAAATCTAGagttatgaatttttttccttccttcattttaccAACTACTTTATCAGCCGCATAATCTGAATCCACAGTGGTGGTTAAATCCTCAATCCGTTTTGTAACAAAGGGTTTTCTTAAATTCTCCTGTGCATACCCGGGAGTTTGAATGGATGGAAGAAATGCATTCGAAAAATGTATATTGTAATATTTTAATTCCTGGTccaatatatatgtgtatgtccACAAACATGTTTTGCTCATTAAATAATAGGAATAACCATAAACAGGATAAAGTGCTCCTTCAGAATTAACAAACAGAATaaatccttttcttcttctcttcatatttttaaccaCTCTTGAGATGATGTCAATATGGCCATAAATATTGGTATTTACTGTGTATAGCAAATCGTACATTTGGAGCCTACTATTTTCCTCtgtacaaatatatgcaGCGTTACAGATGAGAACATCTACATCGTCTAAGCTTTGATCTTTCGCTTGTTCACAGTCAAGGGGGTGATTCCTTCTTTGGATACTTCCCATTGATTGGTCTGCCCATTGGTCCTTTTCCTTATCTATACTGGTACTCGTTCGGACATTTTGGAAAGCCTCATTAATGGATTCCTTCATGCCTATGTCGcatttaattatatttatttggaGCCCATTCTTATGGTACTTTTGTGTACTAAGTTCCTCCAGTAAAACTTCCTTTGCTGTGCGCAGTTTGGTGGCATTCCTCGAC comes from the Plasmodium knowlesi strain H genome assembly, chromosome: 3 genome and includes:
- a CDS encoding methyltransferase, putative, with the translated sequence MEVLPAGFSDFRDRAYWNSFFQFFDQKNFEWYGNYGDVRHIVYRCIRGRLGYFDGESDGKPVDQPNDQPTDQSTDQPTDQPNDQPTDQPVNKNCQLINLGCGNSHLSYELFQDGFRNIVNLDYSDVVIQKMKKKFGDKMEFLNVDISNGEQFDNVLYKLEEEAQKKKVDYKIFFDKAFLDAYISCEKNEEEICKRNAKSYFSLVFKHLNKGDLFIVITLAQYYIIKEVVRNVYHEDIMLEVFPFFLKQNTSEFKYHPFVFAFYRTHRGGNKFQAYFINAEMGTRNVISLWKLPNEINSTRANLNLHIFKKGKRRVLDIYNTRLNRCDYNVVVYDSFTERATYNTVVVVVPLGYEFHSLYCTAEGNEELASKAGTRRLLLVMRSNFLASSCPEGEADRSQSDKREIPAPATQNGENPTNVHHSEYTQREKSRNEDTDDAKVKEQQIYPQGKNELHSEYSVNVLLESIKNELTNILNEVALPNSDNFPIMVLNESVKNCRVIAHRKSQYASSIIIRDVLVTEEFLAEIFNSDQANNRGFGGEKSKWKYGREGSARGTNEDGKEQHDVEEALRAILKNQEERRSYFEKKKIYKRQMIFSYDPLTVQSELVYTQEKEKKKKKKKKNEKVVDKLDENPHFEYIESASQYHISFCCSLFFVINDIYKEDDNFFNICILGGGTNVFSNILKSIFADFNLHLDIVEIDEAVKSFYYLFCDEQIEQNKKHRTNYIIRDSHDFVKNHGHSEFYHAIFVDINNTQNSYVEMDGCKLYVTCPHIQFLDEENVRSVKRLLKNNGVLVINVLTRDGTVRKHIRLFFQKLFASVISIPSANKEINEVLICSSKDITQERFSAYRRNLILMIRTNYNRWFLNFDLTNILKNVDVL
- a CDS encoding chaperone protein DnaJ, putative; protein product: MMVAPLRILRNGWNGKLLLRGGSIIGSSGNEKGCGALPWNFTKRNINISRRWLNQDPYTVLGLSRNATTNEIKKQFRLLAKKYHPDINPSPDAKQKMASITAAYELLSDPKKKEFYDKTGMTDDMNYDGHGSSGSASNFEGAFSGFGDASFMFTDFAEMFSNMAGSKTTSTRGEDIQTEITLKFMEAIKGCEKNIRLNVKVSCNNCNGSGKKPGTNLTICKVCNGSGIQRIERGPIIIGVPCRNCSGNGQIINNPCKQCSGSGVKFQTKNITLDIPPGIKKGMQMRIPNQGHSGYRGGKNGHLFVTINIEPHKIFKWVDDNIHVEVPLTMKQCLLGGVIKVPTLNGDMDLLIRPKTYPNSERVLKGKGPCKVDSHTNGDLIVKFSLKIPDKLTPRQVELIEEFNRIELNQGRDDTDEKFNVGNSGSGGGNVGDNGAGVRTSREAGAAKGAENHVPEPPPISQKKKNNVNNWEGKNDSNVPIPPPPPKSTRQGGEAHRGEAHREMKKDTRLHNNMNTTHSNGEGNAKHTSSFDQFNMSSNNMSTNKTGNSSYKMDDTMNKANSSGVGVSPDNTINGSNQSADSYQPAGTETRGGNSSSTFSYAKKWISDKLRPKT
- a CDS encoding NAD(P)-binding protein, putative, producing MLYYVKKYIYIELLLILRVVNYYLPLDRCLNIAVIFYLTFLGLIYLAFKFRYRGGNGSGGVSWAFAGKHVCIVGGSEGLGLSLAKRIIRENPQTLTIMSRNATKLRTAKEVLLEELSTQKYHKNGLQINIIKCDIGMKESINEAFQNVRTSTSIDKEKDQWADQSMGSIQRRNHPLDCEQAKDQSLDDVDVLICNAAYICTEENSRLQMYDLLYTVNTNIYGHIDIISRVVKNMKRRRKGFILFVNSEGALYPVYGYSYYLMSKTCLWTYTYILDQELKYYNIHFSNAFLPSIQTPGYAQENLRKPFVTKRIEDLTTTVDSDYAADKVVGKMKEGKKFITLDFNGFMLSVLHSGYRNPESYFDYLVCVSFCGVFVFVSSLYKLYIEHIIRRNVFHKVDIVCPGGGYKTRFFSPSI